A region from the Panicum hallii strain FIL2 chromosome 1, PHallii_v3.1, whole genome shotgun sequence genome encodes:
- the LOC112899433 gene encoding DNA-directed RNA polymerase III subunit RPC10-like, producing the protein MDFCPACGLLLQIDPGTGSHRLRLFCPVCPYVCPMQNKIVKKAKVIKKEVEPIFSKADAMKLAPKTGTSCPRCNHGEAYFKQMQIRSADEPMTTFYRCCREECQLEWRDD; encoded by the exons ATGGACTTCTGCCCGGCGTGTGGGCTGCTGCTGCAGATCGATCCGGGCACCGGAAGCCACCGCCTGCGCCTCTTCTGCCCCGTCTGCCCCTACGTCTGCCCGATGCAGAACAAG ATCGTGAAGAAGGCGAAGGTGATCAAGAAGGAGGTAGAGCCTATCTTCAGCAAAGCCGACGCGATGAAGTTGGCCCCCAAGACCGGAA CTTCATGCCCAAGATGCAACCATGGAGAGGCATACTTCAAGCAGATGCAGATTCGATCAGCTGATGAGCCAATGACAACATTCTACAGGTGTTGCAGAGAAGAATGCCAGCTTGAATGGAGAGATGACTGA
- the LOC112899429 gene encoding probable N6-adenosine-methyltransferase MT-A70-like, with the protein MEAQTGAAPGGGDDLATMREQCRTIEESISARREAQLDLIGSLQHLVPDLVPSLDQSLRLIAAFNGRPFVPTLYPNASAHAQGHNLKPHHRRALPDPARSTRRKTSPGSSPASAAAGGSGAAGGIDAVRTMVAVCLLELVPFSEIDAAALARRLQAETSSASEAERAALADLATELGGSAPAAVALALRRIAEDSGALQIEEAFIGGKQMTMVWAIDRSKLLKELPESASVPQVQPPPTPQAAPTETDANSAIIPRPPPLQQPEMWGPPMQPMFPRPRGMAMPRMPPGMMPLQRPFMAPGAVMPMGGGPGPSPTQLKQRTEEEELKDLEVLLNKKTYREKQNTKTGEELLDLIHRPTAKETAVAAKFKTKGGSQLKEYCTNLTKEDCRRQTGSFVACDKVHFRRIIAPHTDTNLGDCSFLDTCRHTKTCKYVHYELDQTPDVPPMMAGALAPPRQIKPQRAEYCSEIELGESQWINCDIRNFRMDILGQFGVIMADPPWDIHMELPYGTMADDEMRTLNVPALQTDGLIFLWVTGRAMELGRECLELWGYKRVEEIIWVKTNQLQRIIRTGRTGHWLNHSKEHCLVGIKGNPLVNRNIDTDVIVAEVRETSRKPDEMYAMLERISPRTRKLELFARMHNTQAGWLSLGNQLNGVRLVDEGLRARYKAAYPDVEVQPPSPPRTSTPTDVEQSSSQKAAAPDGGERPA; encoded by the exons ATGGAGGCGCAGACCGGCGCcgcccccggcggcggcgacgacctgGCGACCATGCGCGAGCAGTGCCGGACCATCGAGGAGTCCATCTCGGCCCGCCGGGAGGCGCAGCTCGACCTCATCGGCTCCCTGCAGCACCTCGTCCCCGACCTGGTGCCATCCCTCGACCAATCCCTCCGCCTCATCGCCGCCTTCAACGGCCGCCCCTTCGTTCCCACGCTCTACCCCAACGCTAGCGCCCACGCGCAGGGGCACAACCTCAAGCCCCACCACCGCCGCGCCCTCCCCGACCCGGCCCGCTCCACCCGCCGCAAGACCTCGCCGGGCTCCTCCCCGGCCTCTGCCGCCGCGGGGGGCTCGGGCGCCGCTGGAGGCATCGACGCCGTGCGCACCATGGTTGCCGTGTGCCTCCTCGAGCTCGTCCCCTTCTCCGAGATCGACGCTGCCGCGCTAGCGCGCCGCCTGCAGGCGGAGACGTCGTCCGCcagcgaggccgagcgggcggctCTTGCCGACCTCGCCACGGAGCTTGGAGGTTCCGCGCCTGCTGCGGTTGCCCTCGCGCTCCGTCGCATCGCGGAAGACAGCGGTGCCTTGCAGATCGAGGAGGCCTTCATTGGAGGAAAGCAGATGACAATGGTCTGGGCCATTGACCGGAGCAAACTCCTCAAAGAGCTACCTGAATCCGCCTCCGTGCCCCAAGTCCAACCTCCGCCAACTCCACAGGCGGCCCCGACCGAGACTGATGCTAACAGCGCCATCATACCGAGGCCTCCACCGCTGCAGCAGCCGGAAATGTGGGGTCCCCCAATGCAACCGATGTTCCCACGCCCCAGGGGCATGGCAATGCCGAGGATGCCGCCAGGGATGATGCCGCTGCAGCGGCCATTCATGGCGCCAGGGGCAGTTATGCCAATGGGTGGTGGCCCGGGGCCGAGCCCTACTCAGCTGAAGCAGAggacggaggaggaggagcttaAGGACCTTGAGGTGCTGCTGAACAAGAAGACATATAGAGAGAAGCAGAATACGAAGACCGGAGAGGAGCTGCTGGATCTCATTCACCGGCCTACGGCAAAGGAGACAGCTGTCGCGGCAAAG TTTAAAACAAAGGGTGGCTCCCAGCTAAAGGAATACTGCACCAATTTAACTAAGGAAGATTGCCGACGCCAAACAGGTTCCTTTGTGGCCTGTGATAAG GTCCACTTTCGGCGCATTATTGCTCCGCATACTGATACAAACCTAGGAGATTGCTCTTTCCTGGACACATGCCGTCACACAAAG ACTTGCAAGTATGTCCACTACGAGCTTGATCAAACACCAGATGTACCTCCAATGATGGCTGGTGCCCTTGCACCACCTAGGCAAATAAAGCCCCAGAGAGCTGAATATTGTTCAGAAATAGAGCTAGGAGAATCTCAATGGATAAACTGTGACATCCGGAACTTCAGGATGGACATCTTAGGACAGTTTGGAGTAATTATGGCTGATCCCCCCTGGGATATTCATATGGAGCTGCCATATGGCACAATGGCTGATGATGAAATGAGGACACTTAATGTTCCAGCTTTGCAAACTGATGGTTTGATTTTCTTATGGGTGACTGGTCGTGCTATGGAACTTGGGCGTGAATG TCTGGAACTCTGGGGTTACAAGCGCGTTGAAGAAATTATCTGGGTGAAGACCAATCAACTTCAACGTATCATCCGAACTGGCCGCACTGGCCATTGGTTGAATCACAGCAAAGAACATTGTCTTGTTGGAATAAAAGGAAACCCTTTAGTGAACAGGAATATAGATACTGATGTTATTGTTGCCGAAGTACGTGAGACTAGCAGAAAACCTGATGAG ATGTACGCCATGCTAGAGCGGATAAGCCCAAGGACAAGGAAGCTGGAACTGTTTGCAAGAATGCATAATACACAAGCTGG ATGGCTTTCTCTGGGTAACCAGTTAAATGGAGTAAGGCTTGTGGATGAAGGGTTGAGAGCAAGGTACAAGGCTGCTTACCCTGATGTGGAGGTCCAGCCGCCATCACCTCCCAGGACAAGCACGCCAACGGATGTTGAGCAAAGTAGTTCACAGAAGGCTGCTGCACCAGATGGCGGTGAGAGGCCTGCCTGA
- the LOC112898456 gene encoding mitochondrial import inner membrane translocase subunit TIM23-3-like, which produces MSSRPIPADPRGDAWLQPGPAHRHVALPDDGVVFANSAYRALYELSTSPEILFEEQALRKGCTWSEDLTLCTGVGYLAGAVAGLPRAAVEAERGESLKLRASRVLNNCSSVGRSYGNRVGVIAMLFSGTKSGISHYRSGADDWINTAAAGVSTGALYRMPGGPRSAIVGGIVGGIMAGAALLAGKPLIEKFAPNLGIRNTCSLMVLHYLIWPNST; this is translated from the coding sequence ATGTCGTCGCGCCCCATCCCCGCCGACCCCCGCGGCGATGCCTGGCTGCAGCCAGGCCCGGCGCACCGCCACGTCGCGCTGCCCGACGACGGCGTCGTGTTCGCCAACTCGGCGTACCGCGCGCTCTACGAGCTCTCGACCTCGCCCGAGATCCTCTTCGAGGAGCAGGCGCTCCGGAAGGGCTGCACCTGGAGCGAGGACCTCACCCTGTGCACCGGCGTCGGCTACCTCGCGGGCGCCGTCGCGGGGCTCCCCCGCGCGGCCGTCGAGGCGGAGCGCGGCGAGTCCTTGAAGCTGCGCGCCAGCCGCGTCCTCAACAACTGCAGCTCCGTGGGCCGCTCCTACGGCAACCGGGTCGGCGTGATCGCCATGCTCTTCTCCGGCACCAAGTCTGGCATCAGCCACTACAGGTCTGGGGCGGACGACTGGATCAACACCGCGGCCGCCGGGGTTAGCACCGGCGCGCTCTACCGCATGCCCGGCGGGCCGCGGTCCGCCATAGTCGGCGGCATCGTCGGAGGGATCATGGCCGGGGCCGCCTTGCTTGCTGGGAAACCGCTGATCGAAAAATTCGCGCCCAATCTTGGCATCCGAAATACATGTAGTCTTATGGTGCTGCACTATCTTATTTGGCCAAATTCAACATAG